A window of Ruania suaedae contains these coding sequences:
- a CDS encoding response regulator, with protein sequence MVPHSTPVTPAEEQREIRVAIVDDQSMIRAGFAALLDAQPGVTVVGTAEDGLGVTDLVRRTQPDVVLMDIRMPKVSGLDATRAIGAMPGTPPRVVILTTFDADEYVFSALRAGASGFLLKDSPPEELIHAVRVVAAGEALLSPRVTRSLIADYAARPHRRPEPGPELNGLTERELDVMGAVARGFSNAEISGELFVSEQTVKTHVSRILSKLGLRDRTQMVIAAYESGLVRPER encoded by the coding sequence ATGGTCCCTCATTCCACCCCTGTCACGCCGGCAGAGGAGCAGCGGGAGATCCGGGTGGCGATCGTCGACGACCAGTCGATGATCCGTGCCGGCTTCGCTGCGCTGCTCGACGCCCAGCCCGGAGTCACCGTGGTGGGCACCGCCGAGGACGGGCTCGGCGTGACCGACCTGGTGCGCCGTACCCAGCCCGATGTGGTGCTGATGGACATCCGGATGCCGAAGGTCAGCGGGCTCGACGCCACCCGTGCCATCGGTGCCATGCCGGGCACGCCGCCGCGTGTGGTCATCCTCACCACCTTCGATGCCGACGAGTACGTCTTCTCCGCGCTGCGCGCCGGGGCGAGCGGCTTCCTGCTCAAGGACTCCCCTCCCGAGGAGCTGATCCACGCCGTACGCGTGGTGGCGGCCGGCGAGGCGCTGCTCTCACCCCGGGTGACACGCTCGTTGATCGCCGACTACGCCGCCCGTCCGCACCGCCGGCCGGAGCCGGGCCCGGAGCTCAACGGCCTGACCGAACGCGAGCTCGACGTGATGGGCGCCGTGGCCCGCGGCTTCTCCAACGCCGAGATCTCCGGCGAGCTCTTCGTCTCGGAGCAGACCGTCAAGACCCATGTCAGCCGCATCCTGAGCAAGCTGGGGCTGCGCGATCGCACCCAGATGGTGATCGCCGCCTACGAGTCCGGTCTGGTCCGCCCGGAACGGTGA